From the genome of Ovis aries strain OAR_USU_Benz2616 breed Rambouillet chromosome 5, ARS-UI_Ramb_v3.0, whole genome shotgun sequence:
GTGCCCCACTCACCAatgaagaataataataatactttccTAAATAGGAAAGTAACCCACTGCACTAGAGATGGGTTCTAACTCACTCTCGATTTGGACAagctttctgaaataaaaattaaggcaatctgaataaaaacatttgttttgttAGATTCTGCTTTTAGTTTCCACATTAAATGAAAAATCATATAGCCATATTTATATAGCACAGTAGGACTAAGATAATAAGGAAAAATTAGGAGCTCAGATTTAGGGCTTTTTGAGAAGTATAGAAAATGAAGTTTAAAGTGTTagttcctattgctgctgtaacaaattatcttAAACCTAGTGACTTAAACAATGTAAGCTTATTACCTTATAATTCTGCAGTTCAGATGTTGaaaatgggtctcactgggctgaaATCAGGATGTGGGCAAGGCCACATTTCTTTCTGGAGTGTCTAGGGGCCTTTCTAGTTTCTAAACgctgcccacattccttgggttatggccccttcctccaccttAAAAGCCAGTATAGCTGCttacctccctgcccagcccacccCACTGCACTCCCGCTTGGTGTATGCGTGATTCAAGCCGGTGCTCCTGGCTTGCCTGTGTGTCTCCACGGCGGCGTGTCTTCTGTGGCTGCTGCTTCTCCATGGTCTTTGAACTTCCTGTGCTTGTTGAGCCTGGGGTTCAGGGCACGTACTTTCTTGGGCAGCAGATCCTGGGGCTTATGGAACTTCCTGAGGTTTTCTTCCTGAGTCTGGTTAATGACGGTGAGAATAAGGGCAGTGAACTCGTGGACAGCGCAGATCTTGGAGAGCTTGGACCACGTGTCGCCTGTCACTTTGGCGATGTACAGCTGGGAGAGCTCCCGCTTCAGGTGGTCCGGATGATTCAGCAGCTCTTCCTTCTCGCTGGGAAGGTTCTGAGCATTGGTTCTGGCCATAGTTGCACAGTGGCTGCCAGCTGCTACCTACCCTGAGGGTCTCTGCCACTTTTCAGGACACTTGTTATGTTGGGCCcactcagataatccaggatTAGCTCCCTATTGCAAAGTGAGCTGATTAGCAACCTTCATTCCATCTGCCACTTAATGCCTCCTTACATGTAGTGTAACATATTCTCAGGTTCTAGGGATTAGCAGGGACCTCTTAGGGGgctattattctgcctaccacacagCCCCTCAGCTGGTATGATGGAAaagagctgaaagtgaaagagaagagtgagaagaaaaggagacagaggtgtAAATAGCTCCTTGCTAGCCGGGATGGTATGTTTCCTGATTGTGCTTCTACAGACCATCCCTGAGATCATTTGCATCTATActctgattttttcccccctggaAAACATTAAGGAAGAGTAAAGATGTGATATTGGAAACCTGAGTGTTTAGCCTTGGCTCTACCACTGACTGTCTGCATCACCTTTGGCGATTCACTTAAGTTTGTATTAGAAGCATAGTTTCCTCTCTAAAActaggagaggcagggagggggtgCAATGGGATGTGCTGAGTGTCAGGGGCTCAAAGGAAGGGAGCTCTCATGAAACTGCAGGGGTTCCAGCGGCCTGCAAGGGAGTCCTGGGATGAGAAACACCTGGGTGCCCCTGGTGCTAGAGGGCCCTAATCCCAGACTCCTGCTAAGGACTCTGGTCCATGCCCTCTATCAAACAAAGCTCAGACATCATGAACACCTCCCCTGATGCCCCGGCCAGGGTCACCTTGGCATGGAGCCTGGCTCCAGGGGCCCGCCGGATGTGCTGGACGGACTCTGACCCAAGGGCTATGCAAAGAGGCAGCCCCTGAGAAGGCCCACGGGGTGGGGGGTGTTGGTGAACCACACGTGCATAGCCAGAAAGCCTCCGACCTTCCAGGAGATGGAGGCCCAGGGCAGCAAGGCAGCCTTCTTTCACCTGTCTTGGGTATCCTCCAGTTTCAATCTTGCTATGATTCTAGTTGGAAGGAGAGCCTACTGACTCGAGATCACGTGTCTATCTGCTCAGTGGGTCCAGGCACCAAAAGGAAGAATGGGTCCTTTCTCACTTATTGCTGATTTTATTCTTATTTGCTCTTCTCCCCAGGAGGAAGCAACAAGGGTAAAGAGTTCATTGGGCTCTCTGCATTCTTAACCATCCCTCATAGCACAGGTGAATCAGATAATAAGCAACTGGAGCATACTGCGTGTGCGAGAGTGTGTGTttgcacgcacacacgtgcatgtgtgcactcagtcaagcccgactctttgcgactccatggaccatagcccgccaggctcctctgtccatggaattctccaggcaagaatactggagtgggttgccatttcctccttcaggggatcttcctgacctgaggattgaacctgagcATATTGTATTATGACTGTAAAATAGACCTCAGTTTATACTCTGGTCTAAGATGTTTCCTATCATCTTTGAAAGGCTATGTCCAGGCAGGCAGGATTTCCTAATTTGTTTGCTGCAAGGTAGTTATATCAGGTTGTAGCCAAGCAAGGAATGCAGAAACTGCTCCCTTTTTGCTTTAGAGCATGGGTGGGACTAGATGGTTGTattaggcagaattctaagatggcTGTCAAGATTCCTACCTCCTGATGTATATGTCCTCTATAATCCCCTGCCTTTGTTTGTGAGAGGGATTTGGGAATACGATGGGATAGTCATTGTCATGATTAGGTTATGTTACAGTTGACTTTTAAAAGGGAGAGTATCTTTGGTGGGCCTGACGTTATCAGGCGACCCCTTAAAGCAACAGGGCTCTTGAAGAAACGTACTTGAAGTATGAAGGAGACTTGACATAGGGAGATTCTCCACTGACGGATACCAAGATGGGTGGGGCCACGGCAAGTAGACACTAGGTGCAGAGAGCCAGCAAGAAAGCAAGGCTTCAGTCCCCTCACTGCCAAgaactgaattctaccaacaaATTAAATGAGCTTGAAAGTGGATTTTTCTGCAGAGCCTCTAAGCAAGAATTCAGCTTGACTGAAACTTTGAATGTGAGACTAGGCAGAGAACCCAGTTGAGCCATACCTGGACTTCTGATCTACTGAACTGAGAGCTAATAAATGGTTGTAGCCAGAAATAATTGACACCAATGGTCAATTAACCGACAACAAtagaggcaagaacatacaatagAGAAtagataatctcttcaataagtgctggggaaactggacagctactgCAAAAGAATGGAATGAGAATAGTCtctgacaccatacacaaaactaCATTCGAAATAggtcaaagacctaaatgtaaggccagacactataaaactattagaagaaaacacaggcagaaaactctttgacataaattgcaacaATATCATTTTTGAGCCActtcctagaataatgaaaataaaaacaaaataaacaagtaagaCCTAATTAAATCtagaagcttctgcacagcaaaggaaaccattaacaaaatgaaaagacaacacacaaaatgggagaaaatatttgcaaacgaagcaactgacaatggatcaatctccaaaatatagaaacagctcatgtagctctacgtcaaaaaaccaaacagttcaataaaacaaataggcagaagatctaaatagacacccctccaaaggagacatacagatggccaaaaagcacacgAAAAGACACTCAGCATCACTAAGcaccagagaaatgcagatcaaaaccacagtgaagtatTCCCTCACTCTGAttagaatggtcatcatcaaaaagtctaaaaacagtaaatgctggagagcgtgtggaggaaagggaaccctcctacactgctggtgggaatgcaaattggcacAACTGCTATGGACAACAGcatggaagtttcttaaaaaaacttaaaacagaactattatatgatccagcaggcttactcctgggcatacatccagagaaaaccataatctgaaaggatgttcattgcagtactatttacaacagccaagacatggaagcaacctaagcgtccattgacagaggagtagATAAGGGAGATGTGTCCATGTATATCATGTAATATtgctcatccattaaaaaaatgaaacctgccatttgcagcaacatggatggacctggagattgtcatactaagtgaaggaaatcaaaaacaagtatcatatgaaagcactcatatgtggaatctaatttaagaagatacaaatgaacatatttataaaacagaaacagacttacagataccCAAAACAAACTTGCCAAAGGGGAAACAAGGAGGacagggataaatcaggagcttgggatgaatacacacacacacacacacacaatctgtgtataaagtagataactcaCATGTTATCTACCTCATACACATGTGATGggatgagttggaccataaagaaagctgagcactgaataattgatgcttttgaactgtggtgttggagaagactcttgagtcccttggactgcaaggagatccaaccagtcaatcctaaaggaaatcagtcctgaatattcattggaaggactgatgctgaagctcaaactcaaatactttggtcacctgatgcaaactgactcattggaaaagactctggtgctgggagggattgggggcaggatgagaaggggatgacagaggatgagatggttggatagcatcaccgactcaatggacatgggttttaacaagttctgggagttggtgatggacagggagtcctggtgtgccacagtccatggggtcgcaaagaattggacacaactgagcaactgaactgaacaaactcaCAAGGACctacttatagcacagggaactatactcaatattctgtgataatctatatgaggaaagaatctacaaaggaatgaatatatgtttatgtataactgaaccattctgctctacacctgaaactaacacattataaattaactatactccaatacaaggctgtatattgtcaccctgcttatttaacttatatgcagagtacatcatgagaaacgctgggctggaggaagcacaagctggaatcaggattgccgggagaaataccaataacctcagctatgcagatgacaccacccttatggcagagagtgaagaggaactaaaaagcctcttgatgaaagtgaaagaggagactgaaaaaattggcttaaagctcaacattcagaaaacgaagatcatggcatctggtaccattacttcatggcaaatagatggggaaacagtggaaacagtggctgacttcaatattctgggctccaaagtcactgcagatggtgactgcagccatgaaattaaaagacacttactccctggaaggaaagttatgaccaacctagatagcatattaaaagcagagacattactttgccaacaaaggtccatctagtcaaggctatggtttttcctgtggtcatgtatggatgtgagagttggtctagaaagaaagctgagtgccaaagaattgatgcttttgaactgtggtgttggagaagactcttgagagtcccttggactgcaaggagatccaaccagtccatcctaaaggagatcagtcctgggtgttcactggatggactgatgttgaggctgaagctcctatactttggccccctcatgcgaagagttgactcattggaaaagactctgatgctgggagggattaggggcaggaggagaaggggacgacagaggatgagatggttggatggtatcattgactcgatggacatgggtttgggtaaactctaggagttggtgatggagagggaggcctggcgtgctgcagttcatggggtcgcaaagacacaactgagcgactgaactgaactgatactccaataaaattcagttcagttcagttcagtcgctcagtcatgtccgactctttgcaaccccatgaatcgcagcacgccaggcctccctgtccatcaccatctcccggagttcactcagactcaagtccattgagtccgtgatgccatccagccatctcatcctgggtcatccccttctcctcctgctcccgatctctcccagcatcagagtcttttccaatgagtcaagtcttcgcatgaggtggccaaagtactggagcttcagctttagcatcattccttccaaagaaatccagggctgatctcctttagaatggactggttggatctccttgcagtccaagggaccctcaagagtcttctccaacaccacagttcaaacgcatcaattcttcggtgctcagccttcttcacagtccaactctcacatccatacatgaccacaagaaaaaccatagccttgactaggtggaccttagtcggcaaagtaatgtctctgctcttgaatatactatctaggttggtcataacttgtcttccaaggagtaagcgtcttttaatttcatggctacagccaccatctgcagtgattttggagccccccaaaataaagtctgacactgtttctactgtttccccatctatttcccattaaaatattaaaaaaaccagaaatcttattttaatattttacaatgGACTATTGCTAGccttagtaaataaatattttaaaatgtttaaaaagcctctaagtttgtgataatttgttatgaAGCAATAATACTAACAATACTAATAATACCACTAATAACATACtactaataaattttaaaaatagtaaataaaattaacaatacatacacataaaatacTAATAATACCAATAAGCTAATACAATGGTATTTCAGTTAAAcataaaataggatttttttttgtctcctgttTTCCTGCCTTTCTCCAAAGCTTTGATCTGTTTTCCTACCATGAAGTTATTTCACTGACTATAACTAGAAAAT
Proteins encoded in this window:
- the LOC114114915 gene encoding large ribosomal subunit protein uL29-like, with amino-acid sequence MARTNAQNLPSEKEELLNHPDHLKRELSQLYIAKVTGDTWSKLSKICAVHEFTALILTVINQTQEENLRKFHKPQDLLPKKVRALNPRLNKHRKFKDHGEAAATEDTPPWRHTGKPGAPA